One Bdellovibrio bacteriovorus str. Tiberius DNA segment encodes these proteins:
- a CDS encoding PAS domain-containing sensor histidine kinase, with translation MTHSVYEALLNSNAVIEFDNQGYILWANPNFLNLMEYELEEIEGRHHSIFLPEFHQHELEYQEMWNQLAEGQAQAGEFKRLTKKNREVWIQGSYTPVRNLQGEVSKIVKMAVDITEKKSLSDNLEKKNKELLGAAIKAKAATDAKTVFLANMSHEIRTPLNSIIGITDTLAETPLDDQQSSFVEILQRANHQLMTIINDILDLSKVEAGEMELRPLPFNLPRLLDELNAVLGFRAKEKSLKLSLAIDPDVEEYFVGDSDRLRQVLMNLVNNSIKFTDTGEVSLQVSVNRTSHKGNLLFSVTDTGIGISKQKFKDIFQPFTQADATTTRKYGGTGLGLSITKNIVQMMNGHIWFESQPGQGTSFFFTISVPSTTERKTTMHNPWQGRYQLSDIKHNISQSRLRILVVDDVEDNRHLFGIYLQKTAHAVSYASGGAEAVEMVAKEHYDIIFMDVQMPGMDGYEATQRIREMERQLNRTPAKIFACTANAFQEDVKKSISAGCDLHLSKPVRKDTMLKAISSYFSEAPEATF, from the coding sequence ATGACTCATTCGGTTTATGAGGCTCTATTAAATTCAAATGCGGTGATCGAGTTCGACAACCAGGGATATATTCTCTGGGCCAACCCGAATTTCCTGAATCTCATGGAGTACGAACTCGAAGAGATCGAAGGACGTCATCACTCAATATTCCTGCCGGAGTTTCACCAACACGAGCTGGAATATCAAGAAATGTGGAACCAACTTGCTGAAGGACAAGCCCAAGCAGGAGAGTTCAAGCGACTTACCAAAAAAAATCGCGAAGTTTGGATTCAGGGATCTTACACTCCAGTAAGAAATCTGCAGGGCGAAGTTTCCAAGATCGTCAAAATGGCCGTTGATATCACCGAAAAGAAAAGTCTTTCCGATAATCTTGAAAAGAAAAACAAAGAACTTCTGGGGGCGGCAATCAAGGCCAAAGCCGCCACTGACGCCAAAACCGTGTTCCTGGCCAACATGAGCCACGAAATCCGCACGCCGCTTAATTCAATCATCGGCATCACCGACACGCTGGCAGAAACTCCGCTGGATGACCAGCAGTCTTCATTTGTGGAAATTCTTCAGCGCGCCAATCATCAGCTGATGACCATCATCAACGACATTCTGGATCTTTCCAAAGTGGAAGCCGGCGAAATGGAACTGCGCCCGCTGCCGTTTAATTTGCCACGTCTGCTGGACGAACTGAATGCTGTACTAGGTTTCCGCGCCAAAGAAAAAAGTCTGAAGCTGTCGCTGGCGATTGATCCTGATGTTGAAGAATACTTCGTGGGGGACTCAGATCGCCTGCGCCAGGTTTTGATGAATCTGGTGAACAACTCGATCAAGTTCACGGATACGGGCGAGGTTTCGCTGCAGGTTTCTGTGAATCGGACATCTCACAAAGGCAATCTGCTGTTCAGCGTGACCGACACGGGCATTGGAATTTCCAAACAAAAATTCAAAGACATCTTTCAGCCGTTCACTCAGGCTGATGCCACAACAACCCGCAAATACGGCGGCACGGGACTGGGTCTTTCCATCACCAAAAATATCGTGCAGATGATGAACGGTCACATCTGGTTTGAATCCCAGCCGGGTCAGGGCACCTCGTTCTTCTTCACGATTTCCGTACCTTCCACAACTGAAAGGAAAACGACCATGCACAATCCTTGGCAGGGCCGCTACCAGCTCAGCGACATCAAACACAATATTTCTCAAAGCCGTCTGCGCATTCTGGTTGTGGATGATGTCGAGGACAACCGCCATCTGTTTGGAATTTATCTGCAAAAAACCGCTCACGCCGTCAGTTACGCCAGCGGCGGGGCCGAAGCCGTGGAAATGGTCGCCAAAGAACACTACGACATCATATTTATGGACGTGCAGATGCCGGGCATGGACGGATATGAAGCCACCCAGCGCATCCGCGAAATGGAGCGCCAATTGAATCGCACTCCGGCGAAAATCTTTGCCTGCACCGCAAACGCCTTCCAGGAAGACGTCAAAAAAAGCATTTCCGCAGGTTGCGATCTGCATCTGTCCAAGCCCGTGCGCAAAGACACCATGCTAAAAGCGATTTCTTCTTATTTTAGCGAAGCACCCGAAGCTACGTTTTAA